In Microbacterium sp. 1.5R, the following are encoded in one genomic region:
- a CDS encoding malate dehydrogenase, with the protein MTTTITLTGAGGQIGYALLFRIAAGDLLGPDEKVRLRLLEIPQGLGAAEGAALELQDGAFGLLEHVEVTDDPAVGFDGCDLALLVGARPRGPGMERGDLLAANAGIFGPQGAAIAAHAADGVRVTVVGNPANTNALIASASADGVPAERFAALTRLDENRARAQLAQTLAVPVDTVRRVPIWGNHSATQFPDVSHATVGGRPVADALEAIVGDVPTWLEQTFIPRVAKRGAEIIEVRGSSSVASAANATIEHVRDWVRGTDDWTSAGVVSHGEYGVPAGLISSFPVRSVDGEWQIVEGLEVSEWARTRIDASVAELVEERDAVTALGML; encoded by the coding sequence ATGACGACCACCATCACGCTCACGGGTGCGGGCGGACAGATCGGCTACGCACTGCTCTTCAGGATCGCCGCGGGAGACCTGCTGGGCCCCGACGAGAAGGTACGGCTGCGGCTGCTGGAGATCCCTCAGGGGCTCGGCGCCGCCGAGGGTGCGGCCCTCGAACTGCAGGACGGCGCCTTCGGACTGCTCGAGCACGTCGAGGTCACGGACGACCCGGCCGTCGGCTTCGACGGGTGCGATCTCGCTCTGCTCGTCGGCGCGAGACCGCGCGGGCCGGGCATGGAGCGCGGAGACCTGCTCGCGGCCAACGCCGGCATCTTCGGTCCCCAGGGTGCCGCGATCGCCGCCCATGCCGCGGATGGCGTGCGGGTCACGGTGGTCGGCAACCCGGCGAACACGAACGCGCTGATCGCGTCGGCCTCGGCGGACGGCGTTCCGGCCGAGCGATTCGCGGCGCTCACCCGGCTCGACGAGAATCGCGCCAGAGCCCAGCTGGCACAGACGCTCGCCGTGCCGGTCGACACCGTGCGACGTGTGCCGATCTGGGGCAATCACTCCGCGACGCAGTTCCCCGACGTCTCGCACGCGACCGTCGGCGGCAGGCCCGTCGCGGATGCGCTCGAGGCCATCGTCGGCGATGTGCCCACGTGGCTCGAGCAGACCTTCATCCCCCGGGTCGCGAAGCGAGGTGCCGAGATCATCGAGGTGCGCGGCTCATCGTCCGTCGCCTCCGCCGCGAACGCCACGATCGAGCATGTGCGCGACTGGGTGCGCGGCACCGACGACTGGACCTCGGCCGGCGTGGTCTCGCATGGCGAGTACGGCGTGCCCGCCGGCCTGATCTCGTCGTTCCCCGTGCGGTCGGTCGACGGAGAATGGCAGATCGTCGAGGGGCTCGAGGTCAGCGAGTGGGCCCGCACGCGCATCGACGCCTCGGTGGCCGAGCTCGTCGAGGAACGGGACGCGGTCACAGCCCTCGGGATGCTCTGA
- the ypfJ gene encoding KPN_02809 family neutral zinc metallopeptidase, whose translation MTFNPDADVSGNTARRRGRGAVVAGAGGVGLLGIIALIAGPLLGIDLTGLLGGGTTGGGTEPQGGSVIENCQTGEDANENVDCRVAASQLALDGYWEDYIDPYRPPQLIVVDGATSTACGTASNAVGPFYCPPDETVYIDPTFFDLMEQQFGASAGNLAQLYIVGHEWGHHIQYITGVMDRYPNNGTGPDSNGVRVELQADCYAGAWIGQMTKEKDPDGVPYLLPPTEAELEDALNAANTVGDDNIQQQSSGTVNPESFTHGTSVQRKAWFAQGYTNGLDVCEQPLTVSGGEL comes from the coding sequence ATGACCTTCAACCCTGACGCAGACGTCTCCGGCAACACGGCCCGCCGACGTGGCCGTGGTGCCGTCGTCGCCGGAGCGGGCGGCGTCGGCCTGCTCGGCATCATCGCCCTGATCGCCGGACCCCTGCTCGGCATCGATCTGACCGGCCTCCTGGGCGGCGGCACGACCGGTGGCGGGACGGAGCCGCAGGGGGGCAGTGTGATCGAGAACTGCCAGACCGGCGAGGATGCCAACGAGAACGTCGACTGCCGTGTCGCCGCATCCCAGCTCGCGCTCGACGGCTACTGGGAGGACTACATCGATCCGTATCGGCCGCCGCAGCTGATCGTGGTCGATGGAGCGACCTCGACCGCCTGCGGCACCGCGTCGAACGCGGTCGGTCCCTTCTACTGCCCGCCGGATGAGACGGTCTACATCGACCCCACGTTCTTCGATCTGATGGAGCAGCAGTTCGGAGCATCCGCCGGCAACCTCGCCCAGCTGTACATCGTCGGGCACGAGTGGGGACACCACATCCAGTACATCACCGGCGTCATGGACAGGTACCCGAACAACGGCACGGGGCCGGACAGCAACGGCGTGCGCGTCGAGCTGCAGGCCGACTGCTATGCGGGTGCGTGGATCGGGCAGATGACGAAGGAGAAGGACCCCGACGGGGTTCCTTACCTCCTGCCGCCGACCGAGGCGGAGCTCGAGGACGCCCTGAACGCCGCGAACACCGTCGGCGACGACAACATCCAGCAGCAGTCGTCCGGCACCGTCAATCCCGAGAGCTTCACGCACGGCACGAGTGTGCAGCGCAAGGCCTGGTTCGCCCAGGGATACACCAACGGTCTGGACGTCTGTGAGCAGCCGCTGACCGTGTCCGGCGGAGAGCTGTAG
- the pip gene encoding prolyl aminopeptidase, with translation MDLDALYPPIEPHETGELLVGDGHRIYWEVSGNPEGKPVVFLHGGPGSGTSPWQRRFFDPEVYRIVLLDQRGCGRSTPHASAPDADLRFVTTAHLIADIELLRKNLGVEQWQVFGGSWGSALALAYAQAHPDAVSELILRGIFTLRRAELEWFYEGGAAALFPDLWEEFIAPIPVLERSHMIEAYHRRLFDADPAVHGPAAVAWSRWEASTVTLRPDAAQIEAMSDPDTAIAFARIENHFFVNRGWWSEGQLIDGVDGIRHIPTVIVQGRHDVCTPMMTAWDLHVAWPEAEFVVVDDAGHSATEPGIQRALRAATDRFSA, from the coding sequence ATGGACCTGGACGCGCTGTACCCGCCCATCGAGCCCCATGAGACGGGCGAGCTGCTCGTCGGTGACGGACACCGCATATACTGGGAGGTCAGCGGGAACCCCGAGGGCAAGCCCGTGGTCTTCCTCCACGGCGGACCGGGCAGTGGCACCTCGCCCTGGCAGCGACGATTCTTCGACCCGGAGGTCTACCGCATCGTGCTGCTCGACCAGAGGGGCTGCGGGCGCAGCACCCCGCACGCGAGTGCGCCGGACGCCGACCTCCGCTTCGTCACCACCGCGCACCTGATCGCCGACATCGAGCTGCTGCGCAAGAACCTCGGCGTCGAGCAGTGGCAGGTGTTCGGGGGATCGTGGGGTAGCGCGCTCGCACTCGCCTATGCGCAGGCTCATCCGGATGCCGTCAGCGAGCTGATCCTGCGAGGCATCTTCACCCTTCGGCGCGCAGAGCTCGAATGGTTCTACGAGGGCGGGGCCGCCGCGCTGTTCCCCGACCTGTGGGAGGAGTTCATCGCTCCGATTCCGGTGCTCGAGCGCTCGCACATGATCGAGGCCTACCACCGGCGTCTGTTCGACGCCGACCCTGCGGTGCATGGTCCGGCGGCGGTGGCCTGGTCACGGTGGGAGGCGTCGACCGTGACCCTTCGCCCGGACGCCGCGCAGATCGAGGCGATGTCAGACCCGGACACGGCTATCGCCTTCGCCCGGATCGAGAATCACTTCTTCGTGAATCGCGGATGGTGGAGCGAGGGTCAGCTGATCGACGGTGTCGACGGCATCCGCCATATCCCGACGGTCATCGTGCAGGGACGCCACGACGTGTGCACGCCGATGATGACGGCGTGGGATCTACACGTGGCCTGGCCGGAGGCGGAGTTCGTCGTGGTCGACGACGCGGGTCACTCGGCGACGGAGCCCGGCATCCAGCGAGCGCTGCGTGCAGCGACCGACCGCTTCTCGGCCTGA